A segment of the Bombus huntii isolate Logan2020A chromosome 9, iyBomHunt1.1, whole genome shotgun sequence genome:
CCCTCTCCAGCATCTCCTCCCACAAATCTGGTTTCACTGCGAGTTGCGCACAACTTTCTAAGCTCGAACCTTCTCTGGTAAGGTTTGTTCAAGTTATGCTCATTGCGTGCGTAGCAGGGatagaaaaagataaagattTCAATGAAGGCTCTGCTTAACAGGACTGCTCCAACTTGTTCAAGGTTATTAATGGAAAAACCTCTAActttaaaataatgaagtttTTCTTCTACATTACTTATCAATCATTTAAATAGTTTAAagcatattatattttttcatcttATTATGacacatttttataaataaacaaaagatataagcagaaaaataattaattcaatGTAAGTAAAATGttcatattaaaatttgaaatagcatttataaagtttgaaatagaataaagtttacaaaaatacaattttttgttttagAAATTCATCACTATCGATTTTGTCATTGTGTATATACATCACCATACAATACATTTCAGAATTGAACACGCAGGTAGAGGAAAACTTGGCAACACAGGGAATACcaacatatacatacatacatagtTCTACGGTTCCGCCATGTATCTTCATAAGAATTATTTTACTTGTAGACTCCACTAACACataactttcttttttcttattttcaacCATCCGAATTTATATTGCATGACAAttagttattaattattctaacTGAAACTAGAAAAGTAAGATATTTGTAAGtactatgtacgtacatacataaatACCACCCTTCTAAAATTGTTGTATTTTAATACGATTTACACCTGTAgataaagtaatataatatatagtatataaaaaagaacataataataatatttcttaataagGAGATTTTTTTTGAACTGAAATATTTGTCATAAATTTAGGTTAATATATTAACTGTCTATAATTTCATCTTAATGTTAGTAGTAATGAATTGTATCGTCTCTACTTTCTGTTCAATTAATACCCCTTACAATTACCTAAAAgtaatttaatgtattatttcaTTAGATTTATATACTGATTTTTCTTACACAGGTAATTTGCAATTTGACCTCGTTTGTTGACCTCACTGGTTGCTAGGCACCAGTCATATTGTCAAAGGGAAGGAGTTAAGCTTTAACGATGTTGCCAAATTGTTTCATGTTGAAAATATATAGTCAAAATCTAATGCACTAAATTGTTTATGCAGTAAAAATCACGAATTCGTCATAAAcgtaacaaaaattattcattcgtGCTTAGTATACAATTATCCTTATAATGCAGCATAGTATAATATTGAATCCATATGAATATAAGtagttaacatttttattacttaacaTGTAAACCaaaatttgtaaatgtaaaattatatcttttataaatcGAACGCACATAATGTTAATAGAATATTATGTATTAACAtgcaatatataaaaaattattattttatgtattttagaaatttactATGTTAATACTATTATTCGTagtttaaaacattttaacaATTACAACACaaaaagtaattatttttaatgaaatgtacatatgtatgtgtgcATGGACTGTCGTTATCAGTGTTGCCAACTAACAGAAAGGTTGCGCAGTGTTATATCTTTcacaaaatatgaaaaaatggattgaaattaaaacatatgtacataaGCTAATTATATGTTTGGATTAAGTAAAAATCATAAatgatattttgaataatgaattttttattaaattatgcgtaatttaactaattttatatttattatgtttaaaattaatattcgaattataatttcaaatgtTTTAAGTTGTCATTAACAATTGATTTTGGAGGTTTCTACATGCAATACTGcatgaatgaaaataaataggCTACTATTAGTGTCTTCAAAATAGAGGTTATATTGACGCTgctaatatttacaataacttttcattataaatattgtgAACTAATATGTGTTATCTTATATCAGTATTTCAATGCAAACAAGTGATCAATTTGATATAAACTATGAAAATCAGCTCGGTATGAACAATTTTCATCATTGATAATACATGTGTCaacaaaaaaattatttcatatgataatgatacatttaataatacactttacatatagaaaatataatataataaattaaatcttATTAGTAATTTGTGCAATAGTATTAACTAATTTGAAAGGCTTGAATTATATATACCATTATaatcataaatataaaataaaataatttataaacatGTTTAGCACTTTGCGTAACAAGTTTCAAACAGTTCAAGAGGGTATATCTGCTAGGTaaaagatttaattttaaccttatacaaataaaaactAAAGTTAAAGATAATTtactatgtattttatataagtCTAGGATTAACTTTGTTGTTTTAGTATTAGAGGATTAACTGTTGTTGAAAAtccaaaacaaaaaaagactGGAAACATCAGAAATGTTAATTACAATGCAGGAGCTGATATCTTACATAGATTTCAATTGCAATGGAATGAACTACATGAGCTAGCAGAAGAAAATTCGGGTAAAGCTCAAGAAGCTGATAAACTCATTGGAACTATTTATGAAAAACTCGAACAAGAATGGAAAAACATTACGTGTCTAAATAGTACTTTAGCTTACATTCCAAAAATCAACAATGCAATACAGGATCTTATGGATCAAATAGGTACTTCTATCTTAAATGCATTTCTAATTCAAGAATACTATGagtataaaaattaatcataAATACTTCATGTTATTAAAGGAACATTACAAGAAATGTTTGAGGAGGTAGAAGGTGCTATATAtcaattagaaaatttaaatgaaatgttAGATTTGCAAAGTAGACAATTGGATCATAGATTTCAATTAGCCTTATATAAGGAGAAAAAACTTGCAGaattaaatgttattaaaggtagtttgtataatatttaaaatgtgctaattataaaaatgctgaaactgaATGTAAATTTTAGCAAAATTGGCTGATGAACATATTGAGAGAGTATCAAAATATGAACTTAAACAGCAGAAAATGATGAAAGAAAGACGAGAAACATTTGATGAAGCTTTTAAAGAAGAGCTTAGGGAATACAAAGCAACAGGATCCATATCAAGTgcgttttaatatatttcaaggatgcaaatttaatttaattttaaagtcAGTTTTGTgaagtttatttttattttagaattgcCAGTGACACAACAAGGGCCTTCATTGGATGAGATAGTTTTGGATGTAGATTCaacaatatttaatgaatttttaaaaaactaacccttttactttattaagaaaataattctgttaaaatctatttaagtgtcttaaaatataaaaatacaataaacaattataaaatatattataaattaattattaaatatattataaaagtgtaatacacaattatgtaaaaaatctatataaattgtacaagaattaaatagtaatttttagaaatgatttttatattctttatttaaatgttatgaaatacgaaatatagaaatatatcaaATTCATCAATATTCAAGTTGTTACCTCATTTGATTGACAAAAAGATTGCATAATTATaggttcgtttatttttcaacGCGTTAGACTCACGTCTCACATCGAATGTGTGTGTATTAGCCTTAGTATTTATTGGAGCAGAGAATACCAAACGTGTTCCTAACCTTATATATAAAAAGCTTAATCTTtagaaaaaagatagaagTCAAAACCTTTTTAACTCTATAATATACTGTTATCTTATTTACTTTCGTATAGAATAGGTGCTTGTAACAAATtacgtaattaataatataaattgaaatacattttattacgTTTCTCAGTTACACGATTTGTAatagtaattatatattttccaggtttatatattttaaaaactgTTGATACAGacaaaaatatcaataaaaaatgttgCCAAAATATGCGAAAAGGAGTTATATCTTAGATAAACTTCACAGAGGAACTGTAACGGTATTAATGGGTTTAACAGTAGTTTCTGGAATAGCTTTAGCGTATAAAGGGTTTTGTTATTATCGATATATTCGACCAGCGCTACAAGAAATGCAAATGAAGAAAGATGAAGAATTATTAGaagaaggaaaatatatagcAGCTGTTAATTAaagtaagaaattaaattagaatatGTATGCAGATCGTAATAAAAtactaatttaaataaaatgtttagaattattttcattcactaatattgaatttattttatatattttagaggACATTGtcatatttagaaaatttaaaatatgcaTAGGTGGTGcatgaaatatttgttaaaatatagGGGAAAAAGTACACTTGTGCATAGACtttaattcataatatttttagagctctaatttatttaaatttcatcacAATTGTGCACATCTGTTACTCAGGTGCCATTCAAATcaatataaaaagatatataataagACTATACCCTGAGAAATCTTGAATTAACAAATgcgttttgtattttatttttgcatataCTATATCTTTGTCTAATTACTTGTTACGGATAAAATTTGTAATGCTTGATTTTTATCGCTATTAATAaggtattattaaaaattaaatatagattgtAATATGAAAATACTGTGCATTTCGtaaatgcaaatattttcctcgttaaaatattaattttgaaatacattcttttataattatatactgATCTCTGTGTTactaaatacaaaattaataaatctaCTTAATAAAGATTTAGACAATTACTATTATATTCACATTGTTGGCAATTGCAAATGTTGaataatgatataatacaTTCATACTCGTTTCATTTTGTTGAGTATGCTTCACAGTTATAAGATATTATACAATTTGCCTTATTTCTTGATCAACAtcacatattttataaattaaaatatatttttcttgcaTTTAGAGTGTTGTATCTAAATTAATATCTAGTTCTAAATGGAAGGACAACTAGTGTTAacaactataaaatatttttatgttataaaatttgtatattaaataaacattttgtttaatatttacacGTATGTAAGTCGAGTGCACATGAAACATTTACAAAGTAAAACATAGTCAAAGGTGTTATCGCattatttcaaatactttgtacctcaatttaaaattgttatgTATGGAAATTGCTATTCATCACAAAGCTTAACCGTTTTAAAAGTGCCAGATATTTTTCGAGATTATTGTAAGTCTTACAGAAGGCAATAGTTTTTATACAGCTTCCAAAAGGAATTTTCGAGTACAAAATACATCGCACATACGCCGGATACTTTATATACaacgttttatctttttttttgtgtaataGACATAATTTGTACTCAGTTTCTTGATCATACTAGTTAAACAgcaatattttagaaaaattttccaaagcagatatacatacatttcaatttcaaagAAAAGTTACAATAACTGAATGctatttacatttataaaaatcaatcAGTGTAAGACTTACCCTTTAAAGTGgatttgtatatatatgtatatgtcgaCAATATAGTACaccaaatttaaaatattaatattgttattttgTATACAGCAACAAAATAATACGGAACTTAGTCTTACATAGATCGATCTTTAAATCATAAGTGTAGAATTGAAAGTACTGAAccttaataattttaaatcttAATTCTATGATTCGATCAAATACTTGCACAAACCCTGTAGCCCATAGGCTGCAATTTGAAATTCTGCGAGTAGAAACCTTAAACAATAAACATTTACGAACTATTAGTTGTAGGATTAGAATTTGACGACTCCACACGCATTGAATCAATTCTGGCTACGATTTTCAATGCAGGACCCAACTTTATACTCATGGCCGACATAAGGTGATCTTCTTTGAGTAACATTAGTGCTTGACCATCTATTTCTTGAATAGCAAAATCTTCCGCGTAATCAGCACACCCTGGTAATCCGCGTATAAAATCGCATACTTCTCCAACCTATAAAAAAAGCAGGCGTTTTCAATTATATCagttttcttcatttttaataaatttatgtatatatatatctataccGTCCACTTCACAGGATTAACTTTCGGCAGTGTTTCATCAACGGAAGAACTAGTAGTTGTACTAGATAATGACTTTTCTTCTCCGTTCTTTTTTATATCTCCATCGGTTTTTGATTCAGTCTCTATCTCAGTCCATTGTTTTTCAGTACCGTCACGATCTCTTGCTTCCCGCTTTTTGCTATTTgattcaaaatttatattacatttttctgcAAGTCTAATAACTAACttacgaaataatttatttaccaACCTTTTTGCACAACTAGAGGAACAGAACCGTTTCTCTTTTTTGAATTTAGTATTTTGTTCATCTATCAAATTACCACAAGCTTCGCATTTTCCCATTTGAACATTATTTACATCTTCGTCATTCGGATAATTGGGTGCATGTTTTTTCCCTGCCATACACAATAAACACATATGATTCATTTTATATCTTACAGCAAAAAGATACacacatattaaaaaaatactgAATTTTTAAGTCTTACTTGGAGGTTCTTCATGACTATCTCTTTCAGATGATGAATTAGTACTGCGGTTTAAAATATTACCTGCTTCTTGATTAACTGTATTATTCAATGACGTTCGATTAACAGCGAATGGTTCAGACGCTGaaatattcatatacatatcaataatataaatataaagtaatataacgATATCTATTAATAATGCAATAAcatctatataaaatattaagctTGTACCTTCTTGAATAACAAAGCCTTCAATTACATGTGTAAGAACTTGTGGTTTGACCATTGCCTTTGGTGGTACATGTTTACTATTTGCGCTAACTGATACAGAAGCAGGAATTGCCGCTGAGTCTTCATTGTTGATACCATTCGTAATAGAATTAATCGTATTTGCTAATCCTGCTAAAGGATTACTACATGATTTTTCTTCTAACTTTACCGACAAATTTTCTTCATCTTTTAAAGTTATCTTAGATTGGTCCCCATCTATGACAGTAATGAGATGCAAATgcttatacaaaatatatacatacatacacatttATTGAATATCAATGTAGTATATATTATCAATAAACCTGTCGTTTCTGGCTGAGATACGGTCACTTCTTCTATTGGAATTGGATCGTCCTTTTTCAATATTGATTTAGAATTCTCTTCATTTGCTGTAGGAGTATTTGCAGCAGATGGTAATGCTAAAGAACATTCAGCTTGGTGATTACGATCGGGTGATGCAATCATTATTGcggaattattattatcatgtGTTTGTTGATCCGCCGACTGATTTATCATAGACATCGTTTGAACCTGTGTTGTTCCACTAACTATTTGACTACCAATTATTGTCGAATTGATTGCCTAGAAAAATTACATTACATataatggaaatattttttaat
Coding sequences within it:
- the LOC126869306 gene encoding dysbindin protein homolog isoform X4 — encoded protein: MFSTLRNKFQTVQEGISASIRGLTVVENPKQKKTGNIRNVNYNAGADILHRFQLQWNELHELAEENSGKAQEADKLIGTIYEKLEQEWKNITCLNSTLAYIPKINNAIQDLMDQIGTLQEMFEEVEGAIYQLENLNEMLDLQSRQLDHRFQLALYKEKKLAELNVIKAKLADEHIERVSKYELKQQKMMKERRETFDEAFKEELREYKATGSISKLPVTQQGPSLDEIVLDVDSTIFNEFLKN
- the LOC126869306 gene encoding dysbindin protein homolog isoform X1; this translates as MQGERGYLDTYVDPTSLTTPPSPASPPTNLVSLRVAHNFLSSNLLWTAPTCSSTLRNKFQTVQEGISASIRGLTVVENPKQKKTGNIRNVNYNAGADILHRFQLQWNELHELAEENSGKAQEADKLIGTIYEKLEQEWKNITCLNSTLAYIPKINNAIQDLMDQIGTLQEMFEEVEGAIYQLENLNEMLDLQSRQLDHRFQLALYKEKKLAELNVIKAKLADEHIERVSKYELKQQKMMKERRETFDEAFKEELREYKATGSISKLPVTQQGPSLDEIVLDVDSTIFNEFLKN
- the LOC126869306 gene encoding dysbindin protein homolog isoform X2 — encoded protein: MQGERGYLDTYVDPTSLTTPPSPASPPTNLVSLRVAHNFLSSNLLWTAPTCSSTLRNKFQTVQEGISASIRGLTVVENPKQKKTGNIRNVNYNAGADILHRFQLQWNELHELAEENSGKAQEADKLIGTIYEKLEQEWKNITCLNSTLAYIPKINNAIQDLMDQIGTLQEMFEEVEGAIYQLENLNEMLDLQSRQLDHRFQLALYKEKKLAELNVIKAKLADEHIERVSKYELKQQKMMKERRETFDEAFKEELREYKATGSISSLYILKTVDTDKNINKKCCQNMRKGVIS
- the LOC126869306 gene encoding dysbindin protein homolog isoform X5, whose protein sequence is MYNQWDIFNYTNGLKSIRGLTVVENPKQKKTGNIRNVNYNAGADILHRFQLQWNELHELAEENSGKAQEADKLIGTIYEKLEQEWKNITCLNSTLAYIPKINNAIQDLMDQIGTLQEMFEEVEGAIYQLENLNEMLDLQSRQLDHRFQLALYKEKKLAELNVIKAKLADEHIERVSKYELKQQKMMKERRETFDEAFKEELREYKATGSISKLPVTQQGPSLDEIVLDVDSTIFNEFLKN
- the LOC126869306 gene encoding dysbindin protein homolog isoform X3, which produces MYNQWDIFNYTNGLKSTLRNKFQTVQEGISASIRGLTVVENPKQKKTGNIRNVNYNAGADILHRFQLQWNELHELAEENSGKAQEADKLIGTIYEKLEQEWKNITCLNSTLAYIPKINNAIQDLMDQIGTLQEMFEEVEGAIYQLENLNEMLDLQSRQLDHRFQLALYKEKKLAELNVIKAKLADEHIERVSKYELKQQKMMKERRETFDEAFKEELREYKATGSISKLPVTQQGPSLDEIVLDVDSTIFNEFLKN